The DNA segment TGCGGATCGAAGCGCGCCTGATAAGCGACGCCCTGACCGAGGATTCCTTCGATGACGAAATTCAGCGCCCGCAAGTTGGGCAACACATGGCGGGTCACGTCGAGGCCGGCCGTCTCGGGAAGCAGCTCCTTGAGTAACTCGACGGTCAGCGTGTGGGCCAGCCAGCGCCACTGCTCGTCGGTGCGCACCCACACCCCGACGTTGGCCGATCCGCCCTTGTCGCCGCTGCGGGCGCCGGCGATCAGGCCCAGCGGCACGCGCCGGGTCGGGCCGGCCGGCAGTGGCTCCGGCAGCGCCGGGGGGTCGGCCGGAGCCAGCTCCAAAGTCTCAGTGGCGCAGGGGATCTCGGTGCGGGTGCCGTCGGCGTGCACGGCGATATGCGGCACCTTGCCGGCGTCGACGTAGCCGGGGGTGAACACGCCATACACCTGGCCGTCACCGGGCGGGGCGGTGGCGGTGAACCCTGGATAGCTCGCCAGCGCCAATTCGACCGCGGCCGAGGAGAATTGCCGACCCACGTTGGCGGGGTCGGGATCGCGGGCGACGCAGGTGAGCAGCGCGCTGGCGGTTTCTTCGGTATCGGCGTCGGGGTGGTCGGTGCGGGCCAGTGTCCATTGCAGCTCGGCGGGTTTGACGGTCAGCGCGGCGTCGAGCTGGTGACGCACCAACTCTGCCTTGGCCTCGATGTCCAGGCCGGTCAGCACGAAGGTCATGGAATTGCGGAATCCGCCGATGCTGTTCAGCGACACCTTGCAGGTCGGCGGTGGAGGCTCGCCTACGACACCGCCGATGCGCACCCGGTCGGGGCCGTCGGGTGACAGTTCGATGGTGTCCATTCGCGCGGTGACGTCCGGGTTGGCGTAGCGCGCCCCGGTGATCTCGTAGAGCAGCTGTGCGGTGATGGTGTCGACGCTGACCAGGCCGCCGGTGCCGGGGTGCTTGGTGATCACCGATGAGCCGTCGGCACTGATCTCGGCCAGCGGGAAGCCGGCATGGGTCAGGTCGGCGACTTCGGTGAAAAAGGCATAGTTGCCGCCGGTGGCCTGCGCACCGCATTCGATCACGTGCCCGGCGACCACGGCGCCGGCCAGCCGGTTGTAGTCGGTGCGGCCCCACCCGAAGTGCGCGGCCGCCGCCCCGACAACCACCGAGGCGTCGGTGACCCGGCCGGTGACCACGACGTCGGCTCCGCCCTCGAGGCACGCGACGATG comes from the Mycobacterium shinjukuense genome and includes:
- a CDS encoding acyclic terpene utilization AtuA family protein encodes the protein MRIGNCSGFYGDRRSAMLEMLTGGELDYLTGDYLAELTMLILGRDRMKNPERGYAKTFLTQLEDCLGLAHERGVRIVANAGGLNPAGLADAVRALAVRLGIPAQVAHVEGDDLQPRAAELGLGTPLTANAYLGGWGIVACLEGGADVVVTGRVTDASVVVGAAAAHFGWGRTDYNRLAGAVVAGHVIECGAQATGGNYAFFTEVADLTHAGFPLAEISADGSSVITKHPGTGGLVSVDTITAQLLYEITGARYANPDVTARMDTIELSPDGPDRVRIGGVVGEPPPPTCKVSLNSIGGFRNSMTFVLTGLDIEAKAELVRHQLDAALTVKPAELQWTLARTDHPDADTEETASALLTCVARDPDPANVGRQFSSAAVELALASYPGFTATAPPGDGQVYGVFTPGYVDAGKVPHIAVHADGTRTEIPCATETLELAPADPPALPEPLPAGPTRRVPLGLIAGARSGDKGGSANVGVWVRTDEQWRWLAHTLTVELLKELLPETAGLDVTRHVLPNLRALNFVIEGILGQGVAYQARFDPQAKGLGEWLRSRHVDIPERLL